A DNA window from Vigna angularis cultivar LongXiaoDou No.4 chromosome 1, ASM1680809v1, whole genome shotgun sequence contains the following coding sequences:
- the LOC108338925 gene encoding uncharacterized protein LOC108338925, with the protein MPLSRRSHTHARHRHSHNINLFTVMLGFTSNSNHSFFFLFFCLFLFLFSASTATPSDCLEDVNQRYEKVLVVPPWTARRSTAEGASPRNGTLVLAKERTRRQDWFNGFTLYKGGWNISNAYYIKSVMSTAFPFFVVAAAWFVIFGVVLLIGCACCCCCNGGEPSDYSKIVHYFSLFLLILSTIITIGGCAQLYSGQGNIDGSTSETLDYVLNQAQFVAENLNTISNYFDSAKRVVREPPLPLDIDLGPDLDDIKLKIDRAADTLSNKVSANSKTIRKAIDVVRLALVIVAVVLFFVAFLRLFFCLLAWKCPVYSLVVIGWILVTSTLVLCAAFIFVHNVTGDTCVAMDEWVVNPTAHTALDDIFPCVEKKAVLETYLKSKILTYKIVEAFDKVISNFTNSNTQSGPLVPLLCNPFNSDLTSRNCSSGEVTFQNAIQVWKNFTCQVSSSEKCTSAGRLTQSIYTKLGDAVNVTYGLFEYGPFIADLVDCNFVRRTFKDISTHYCPPLRRYCEQVYLGSVLVSAAVMLSLISSLFFVREQWMFLHNNGVL; encoded by the exons ATGCCTTTGAGTAGAAGAAGCCACACACATGCACGCCATCGCCATAGCCATAACATTAATCTCTTTACAGTCATGCTCGGCTTCACATCAAACTCTAAtcactctttcttctttctcttcttctgcctctttctctttctcttttcggCTTCTACAGCAACACCTTCag ATTGCCTTGAAGATGTTAACCAGCGGTATGAGAAGGTGTTGGTGGTGCCGCCATGGACGGCCAGGAGATCAACGGCCGAAGGTGCAAGTCCGAGGAATGGGACTCTGGTGCTTGCTAAGGAGAGAACTCGCCGGCAAGATTGGTTTAACGGTTTTACCCTTTACAAAGGTGGCTGGAATATCAGCAACGCGTATTATATAAAG TCAGTTATGTCTACTGCGTTTCCTTTTTTCGTTGTGGCTGCAGCCTGGTTCGTGATTTTTGGAGTTGTTTTACTTATCGGCTGTGCTTGTTGCTGCTGTTGCAACGGAGGAGAACCAAGCGACTATTCCAAAATTGTCCATTATTTTTCGTTGTTCTTGCTTATACTCAGCACCATTATCACAAT AGGTGGATGTGCTCAGTTGTACTCTGGTCAGGGGAATATTGATGGAAGCACTTCCGAGACACTTGATTACGTTTTAAATCAGGCACAATTCGTGGCTGAAAACCTCAACACCATATCAAATTATTTCGATTCGGCTAAGCGCGTTGTGAGGGAGCCTCCTCTGCCACTAGACATAGATCTTGGACCGGACCTTGATgacatcaaattaaaaatagacCGTGCTGCTGATACTCTCTCCAACAAAGTTAGCGCTAACTCAAAGACCATACGCAAAGCCATAGATGTAGT AAGACTGGCTCTCGTTATCGTTGCTgttgttttgttctttgttgCATTTCTCCGGCTCT TCTTTTGTTTACTTGCGTGGAAGTGTCCAGTGTACTC CTTGGTAGTTATTGGATGGATTCTTGTCACTTCTACCTTGGTACTTTGTGCtgcatttatttttgttcataa tGTGACTGGAGATACATGTGTTGCGATGGATGAATGGGTTGTGAACCCCACCGCCCACACTGCACTGGATGACATTTTTCCATGCGTGGAGAAAAAAGCTGTTCtggaaacatatttaaaaagcAAGATCCTCACATATAAAATCGTTGAAGCATTTGACAAAGTCATTTCCAACTTCACCAACTCAAATACTCAATCAGGCCCCCTCGTCCCTCTTCTCTGCAATCCATTTAATTCAGACCTAACAAGTCGCAACTGCTCTTCAGGGGAAGTCACATTCCAAAACGCCATCCAG GTTTGGAAAAACTTTACGTGCCAGGTTTCGTCGAGTGAAAAATGTACGAGTGCAGGTCGTTTGACACAGAGCATTTACACGAAACTGGGAGATGCAGTGAATGTGACGTACGGTTTATTTGAGTATGGGCCATTTATTGCTGACTTAGTTGACTGCAATTTTGTTCGGAGAACGTTCAAGGACATTAGCACCCATTATTGTCCACCTCTGCGAAGATATTGTGAACAGGTTTATTTGGGATCAGTTCTGGTTTCTGCAGCAGTAATGCTCTCTTTGATATCTTCGCTCTTCTTTGTCAGAGAGCAGTGGATGTTTCTTCACAACAATGGTGTTCTTTAG